One part of the Chryseobacterium mulctrae genome encodes these proteins:
- a CDS encoding zincin-like metallopeptidase toxin domain-containing protein, with the protein MIVETDTAQIKSLFKPSDGFNSADELFKTLKEEEIIGGAFSSEVMQVIFTKNPSELTVFHEMMHVQHFEEIGRLKYLAEDTLVKEAYVWKKIYATKERWTLKELQVSLDYINDIRERFNLQPLNSKIK; encoded by the coding sequence ATGATAGTGGAAACAGACACAGCCCAGATAAAATCTTTGTTTAAACCATCAGATGGTTTTAATTCGGCGGATGAGCTTTTTAAAACTTTAAAAGAAGAGGAGATTATTGGTGGTGCTTTTAGTAGTGAAGTTATGCAGGTCATTTTCACAAAAAATCCATCTGAACTTACGGTTTTTCATGAAATGATGCATGTACAACATTTTGAGGAAATTGGTAGATTAAAATATCTTGCGGAAGATACATTGGTAAAAGAGGCTTATGTCTGGAAAAAAATATACGCAACAAAAGAACGATGGACACTAAAAGAATTACAAGTAAGTTTAGATTATATAAATGATATTAGGGAAAGGTTTAATTTACAACCATTAAATAGTAAAATAAAATGA
- a CDS encoding patatin-like phospholipase family protein, with product MKKTTLLSLDGGGIRGIITCIILRYIEEQIQIHDKPSAKLGDYFDLVAGSSTGALIAAIILCPDEHRKAKYSIQKGLELYSEKGGDIFQVSFWEKLINPFGLLNEKISQEALEKNLNEFFGNLELKELIKPCLITSYDIENRRAKLFNSWKAHLITDNFYVKDVCRATSAAPTYFTPVQIKSMYGQIFSLIDGGMFANNPALCAYAEARKVPFAEVLKNHQKANYPIVNDMIIISIGTGIESKKYPFKKMEKAGKLGWVTPIIDILMSANAETVDYQLCQMFNTLGLRNQKNYYRLNPSLKNASPAMDNVRRSNIENLIQAGLSYIDDNREVLNQIVQKLIRNKI from the coding sequence ATGAAAAAGACAACCCTACTTTCTTTAGATGGAGGCGGAATAAGAGGCATCATCACCTGTATTATTTTACGTTACATAGAAGAGCAGATTCAGATTCATGATAAGCCGAGCGCAAAGCTTGGAGATTATTTTGATCTGGTTGCAGGAAGCAGCACCGGAGCATTAATTGCAGCGATTATTTTGTGTCCCGACGAACATAGAAAAGCAAAATATTCTATTCAGAAAGGTTTGGAATTGTATTCTGAAAAAGGTGGCGATATCTTTCAGGTTTCTTTTTGGGAAAAACTGATCAACCCATTTGGACTGCTGAATGAAAAAATTTCTCAGGAAGCTTTAGAAAAAAACCTCAACGAATTTTTTGGAAATTTAGAATTAAAAGAACTGATAAAACCCTGCTTAATAACAAGCTATGACATAGAAAACAGAAGAGCAAAATTATTCAACTCCTGGAAAGCCCATTTAATCACCGATAATTTTTATGTAAAAGATGTTTGCAGAGCGACTTCAGCGGCACCAACTTATTTTACTCCGGTTCAGATAAAATCGATGTACGGACAGATTTTCAGCTTAATTGATGGCGGAATGTTTGCCAATAATCCGGCACTTTGTGCTTACGCAGAAGCAAGAAAAGTTCCTTTTGCTGAAGTTTTGAAAAATCATCAGAAAGCCAATTATCCGATCGTGAATGACATGATTATTATTTCAATTGGAACCGGAATTGAATCGAAAAAATATCCGTTCAAAAAAATGGAAAAAGCAGGAAAACTCGGTTGGGTAACACCGATTATTGATATTCTGATGTCTGCCAATGCAGAAACGGTAGATTATCAGCTTTGCCAGATGTTTAATACTTTAGGATTAAGAAATCAGAAAAACTATTATCGACTAAATCCTTCGTTGAAAAACGCTTCTCCTGCGATGGATAATGTAAGAAGATCTAATATTGAGAATTTAATTCAGGCAGGATTGAGCTATATTGATGACAACAGAGAAGTTTTAAACCAAATTGTGCAGAAATTAATTAGAAATAAAATATAA